A stretch of DNA from Pygocentrus nattereri isolate fPygNat1 chromosome 14, fPygNat1.pri, whole genome shotgun sequence:
gattttccatcatcaacattccatataaactcagaagacttgcgtaggttcactggtggttctggatagtaaatacagTGTCAATGTTTGTGTTGTCTTCATGATGACCCCcagttcttatcaccaccactgtaaagacatctgaaccatttcacaccaaacccactctgaatctctttgtttacatctcacacactcaattatgcagaaaaatttaaatgttggtggaattcccctttaatgcatGCCACATGTATTATTATCTCaactactgaattattcagaattttattttaaaatttcttttaaaagtcTATGAATATATAAACATGGGCTTAAGCACAAAATACAGTGTCAAGAACAACAAAGTCCAGTGAGATTAGTTATCAGGTGGGCTATGTTTGGGGTAAGGGGGAAATTgggaaaattagatttttcacataACCACCGCTTTAATGTTGTTACACTATCTGCATCTACCAAGACTTATTtgccttttatttttctgtgaaaattttattattttaacctgtttgtgttttagtgttaaCCGTCCTGTTAAAGACCTTGGCAAAGCAGTTTGTAATATCACTGCTGCCTGAACAAAAACTGGAACCAGATggttttccaagtcattgtgggtcatttattttagctcattcatcatgtaatttacacacaacgtaaaggacaacaggaTTTTTcacatcatgtcaaaaactcaaatacaacaaaagtggagaaacaaggttcTGACATCAGcgatattcttcttcttcttattattattattattattattagtgaatATATGGACTAGCTGAGGGTCTCTGAGGACCTGACTGAGAacagctgattttttttaaccactCTCTGTCCTGCAGTGGTCAGTGCTGTTTCAATGCTCCACACAAACTCTTctgtgttcctgtgttttgttaGCTGTATTGCTGTGTGGTGAGTGTTTTATGGtgtatctatttatttatttatcctaaAAGAGATTTTAGGGATGAAAAGCCATTCCTCCACTGAAAATACCTTTATTACATTAGACTGCCATTAAACCTCAATACCTTATACACGTGTGTGTAAATATCTACactttattgccaaaagtatttgctcatctgccttcacacgcatatgaaattgagtgacatcccattcttagtccacagggtttaataagATGTCGGCccgccctttgcagctataacagcttcaactcttctgggaaggctttccacaaggtttaagagtgtgtttatgggaacttTTTGGCCGTCCCCAAAcaagacaagtactgttctcctggcagccaccaaacccagactcatctatcagattgccagatggatccactgttctagagtccagtggctgcgctttacaccactgcattcgatgctttgcattgcgcttggtgatgtaaggcttggatgcagctgctcggccatggaaacccattccatgaacctctctgcgctgttcttgagctgatctgaaggccacatgaagtttggaggtctgtagtgattgactctgcagaaagttggtgacctctgcacaccatgtgcctcagcatccgctgaccccactctgtcattttacgtggccgaccacttcgtgttGCAGTCgctcccaatcgcttccactttgttataataccactgacagttgactgtacaatatttagtagtgaggaaatttcaggactggatttgttgcacaggtggtgtcctatcacggtaccacactggaattcactgagctcctgagagcgacctattctttcactaatgtttgtagaagcagtctgcaggcctaggtgcttggttttatacacctgtggccacggaagtaactggaacacctgaattcaatgatttggatgggtgagtgaaaactttcggaaatatagtgtatgtacgTAAAGTCAATTATATAGCATACTACTGTACTATAATTTAAGCAAAActgtatctatatctctctacactcttaaagatggtttttcaagggttctttagcaaagaaaatggttctatatagaatcatgaactatcaaagaactctttgcataactgagttctttgcatcataaaggCATTCTTTAGactgttggagaatgtgctgtaggtggttctatatagaatctttttgaaaagggttctatacagcaccaaaaagggttctgttaatGTTGCTATGTCAAGCTTAGTCAACTATGTCAAGTTaaaaatcctttttggtgctatacagaaccatatacaacacattcttcatctgaagaaccatttcaccatgcaaatctTGAGTTCTATGTAAtccatggttctatgtagaactatcATCAGctaaagaacgcttgaagaaccatcttttttgttttcctctgaaGTGTTGATGTTGTGAGATGCTGGAATGGAATTTATTTACACTGAATACAGCACAGCATGTTTCTTCTTCAAAGAGGagctccaccaatttttcagaatttctctataattaaatgtttgagatgtaaacaaagccattcagggtggtgtgaaacgctctatTCTAGAGTAGCAGAACAgagtcagaatagttcacaATGGttgcgataggaaccagacgtccatctctaaaagctccctcacagaaagttataagATGGcatataaaatgtctatatttttgttgtagtcatggcgacccctggttcctatgaccaccactgtaaagacatctcaACCATTTCACGCCAAACCTCTCTTAATCACTCTGTTTAtacctcacacacactgagttacgcagaaatttagaaatattggtggaatttccgTTTAAgcttgtaaacactgttaagaTCCTGTACGATTAAGCCAAAGGAGACAGCCGAGACAGTTTCTTCAGATACAGCAAGGGAGAAATCTTCAGATAAACCTTGTTGCTCttctaattaggttaattaTAGTGAGGATTATATTATAAGGTGAAAGAAAACTGCCTTTCATTTGGGTTACATGGTTAACTGTGTTTGATGTGGTCATAATGAGACGAAGTGAATAAAACTGCATATGAATTGTGTTTGGAGATTTGTTTGTATGATTCCTGTATTGTTGAAATACTGAAAGCCTCTGCATTTTATATGAGTGGTGAATCGACTGTGTGATCCTGCTGTGTGAATAAAGAGATTTATATATCATATTAAAACTGTCTGAGTAATGTCTTGTATCCATTTTAACAAGTGAATGTAGTGTGACGAGATGCTGAAATGCCACAGAACATATTCTGATTGGCCTAAAGTCCTGAAACTCTGTGTGGTTACATCTTGCATGCACATCATTTACATACTTATACATGGATTTAACATACAATCAGTAGTGCCATGTGACCAAGAGActgaatttaataataaatgatgataAATATGTGATGAAAAGCCaattcagtgtaaaaaaaaatctgataagATCAGACAAGATATTTATGAACCAAAGGAAAGTCAGCTTTTCACATATGGACATTAATGAACTAACATACTGCATATTTCATATGCTAGAATGGCCAGTAGGTGGAGTAATTTACCTGTGTGTATGGTTACCGTTCATCAGGTGAACCCAAACAAACAAGAGCTGAAACTATTTAGTACATCAGTATCTATGAACACAGGAACTGAAGTTTGGATCCAGACAATTACTTGTTCTAGAGAAGCGTACCAagtcagaagtgttcacagtggtggtgatgggaaccagacgtccacctctaaaagctcctcacagaaagttcctacatgaaatggttatgaattcactgtgtGATGACTGAGAGGCTGTTTTATGAAAGTTTTGAGATGATCAACATTCCatttaaactcagaagacatgtgtgggttcactggtggtttccGATAGTAAATGGAATGGCTATATTTAGGTTCTAGATACGATGCCcccagttcctatcaccaccactgtaaagaaattagagTCAGCACGTTTCTGTTgactggagcatttcacaccgaacctctctgactttgtttacatcttaaacgtttcattatgcagaatttttaaaatattggtgGATTTTCCCTTTGATTGAATAAAAGGAGCTATATAGCTATCACCCACAGGTCTCAGAACGGCAATTTAtatgctctgattggtcaactgAACCCCGGTGAGATGCATCTGAGCTGACCCCGGGGACATTCCACCCATGTTTCAAAATTTGCATAATTtggtgtgagatgtaaacagagtgattcagagtggtttggttagtttcctttacagtggtggtgataagaaccaggggtccaaaaccaccagtgaacctacacatgtcctctgagtttatatggaatattgattaaggtaatatagtgtaaaatctggaataatacgttttctgtggggactattttgcctcacgaCACTCTGCATATGATGTATCCCTCCACGATGAACTGATTTTAAGGCCAGAATCTTTgcaaaacagtaacaaaacaacaGTGCCGTGAATTCATAAGCATAttatgtagtaactttctgtgagggagcttttagaggtagttatcaccaccactgtgaacagttctgactccaAACCTCAGTGctttcacaccaaagcactccggacgactctgtttacatcttaaccatttaattatagagagattttgaaaaatggatggagttccccttttgTTTCTCACTTCCTGCCCACCGTTGCCACTCCCTCTGCTCACCTGCGCCTTACCTGCCCACATACACACGTTCACAGGGTGTTAGCTGGAGGCTAATGCCAGCTTGAAGACCCCCAAAAAACTGCTAAAAAGCTACTTGTGCAGCATGGAGGAGGTGATTGGAGGTCTCGGCCGGTGCTCCTGGGCCTTCTGGCTGGCCGTGGTGTTTGACACTCTGGGCTTAGTCGTGCTGCTGCTGGGCGTTTTCGCTGACCTGTTCTTCTACGACTTTCTCATCTACGCGGGAGCCATCGTGATCTTCCTCAGCCTCATCTGGTGGGTCTTCTGGTACACGGGTAACATCGAGGTGCCTCCCGAGCAGCTGGAGGACGACGTGGGCCTGCTGAAGAAGGACAAAGGCCTGGGCGGAGTGCTGAGGAGGTTCTCCAGTCGGCTGTCCAGCGGGATCAGAGCTTCTCTGAGGAGAAACACCCCCAACGGCCAAACCCCAACCAGAGCTGCCAAACGAGGCCCCGTCACTCTGGCGATGAACCCAGAAGACCTGAACACTGTTTGTGACTCTGTGTCTGCTGTGGAAAGTTCCCACACCTCAGCTATATGATCCACATTCATCCTTTCACTGGTACTGTAGATATGATAGAGGATGGATGCCTTTGCTTTTAGGCTATGGCTAGAAAATATGCTAAATATCAGCATAATAATAGCATTAATAGTGATTCTTGACTCATTATGAGGTCCACTTTGTCACCTGTTGTTCACGTAGCTGAATCTAGCTTGTTATcggaattttccgttccaccttaaatggtgcagcagttgcattctggtgcCTGAGGCTGGACCATTTAAGGCAGAATGGCAAATCCGACTGAGCAGCTAGCTTATATCTACACTATTTaacaagatggttctttaagggctctttaataaaggcagttctatttagaaccattacTCTATTTAGAGTCTCAGGCGCCAGAGTGCagctgctgcgccatttaaggtggaacggaataTTCAAATAATGAGCTAGCTTGAGCAACGCTAGcttttatacacattttaaaaagatggttcttcaagagctCTTTAGTAACGGGAATAGTTCTATTTGGgaatggttccatttagaaccatgaattctaaATATGACCATCTCCAGCTCACATGggtgttcagattgatggagattgtgtTCTGTATGATTctttttagaacctttttggggtTCAATGTCAAGTTTGAGACACCAGAAGATCTATTTTGGTGccttttccaaaaatgttctatatagaaccatatacaacacattctctatcaatctgagcaatcattgttctatatagaacaaataGTTCTAAATAGGTTCCAAATAGAGCCCCccgctttactaaagaacccttttttaagagtgtaggcctGATATTTCAGTGTATATTGATGAGCTGTGCTTTGTTGGCCTTTTGCCTTAAAACAATGAGAATTTCATTAGTCAAGGTTGAGGAGCTTACAGTCTTCAGAGAAAGGAGAACAAGGATTAGTTGCACTACTTATCATTCTGTTAACCATTAACTCCATTATAGCACAGCCATGCCCTATGaaaacacccacacaaaccTGATGGAAAAATGAGGTGTAACAGCTTTTAAGTGTTGTTGCTCTTGAGTTCATATAGTACAAAATAGTAAATAATCTAAGACTAAATTAGACAGAACCTCAGTTATTTTATACTcatgaaaatgtgcagcaaCACATGTTTAGCTTTGTAATTTACTGGCTAAAGTAAAGAAAGCTGGTATAGatcagtgttttacagtgtacatgTTCAGGACTGAattgaacctttttttttttttatgctttatgATCTTTATGctcatttgtttacattctgttgACATTGTTGATCTAATTATTATCTCTGGTTTAATTAATTTAGTATTATTCAGGGTTGAGAAGATTACAGTTTTCAAAAATATGCCCATAAACAGATTATTGATGACCTGGTCAATAATATAATGGATTACAACATCGCTGTCGCAGTAGTTCATCCTGATTCATGTCCAACTATATTTTAATTGTAGTAAAtgctatttaattttttttacatttttccccaaatgtaaatgtacatttatttgcaGTTGTTGTGACTTTAACAGTCATTTTTGTTATAGCTGTATGTTTTTTCGCTTTACTCATAAACAAGGCACATAATGTCAATTGTCAACGCTGACTATGGAGGCCTTATAGAATAATGAATAAACAGAAGCGTATTTTTCTAAGTCGGATGTTTCGGACTGATTTGTAGGCTAGTTTCCGGTTGCGAAActtctgtgtaaaatgatgtgAACAACCTTTGATCAGTAAGAAGTATTTTGAAGGGACTTCCTCTTATCTTGTGTTTGCTCATATATAAATTTAGAAACGGCTGCTGATGTGCGGAGAGGGTGCGGTGGCGCTGGCTGTTTCAGAgagctttttttcttcctccctgTATATTTTTAACCAGAGTTTAGGCTACTGTTGGGCTGTGTGCTAAGATTGGTGATTAATCTGTAATTCAGATCTTCACAGCTACAATGATGCACGAATAAACTGAAGATCAAGATTAACTGAAGAGGTGGAGTGGgtgtaatgataaaaataatgatgATCATAAATGATAACATTGTTCACTTTCTTGATAAATGTCAGCAGCTTGCCATCTCAAGGCTCCTGACAATTATAAGCAGAGcaagtaatgaaataaaattgtaaATCAACATTTAAAGGTAATGTTTAAAGCAGAATTCCACCAAATAAtttgtgtgtgaggtgtaaacagtgattgagtggtttggtgtgaaatggttcagatttctttacagtggtggtgataggaaccagggagcTTCATATCTAGAACCCAAAATAGCCTCTTTTTTTCCTatttaaaaccaccagtgaacttacttgtgtcttctgagtttatatggaatattgatgGAAAGTAGCAGCAGGTGGAGTCTGCTCTGGCCTTTCTtatacagggtgtgtgtgttgtgtgaccagtccagtttgttgtttagATGAACACCCAGGTACTTGTAGGTCTTGACAATCTCAATGTCCCTTCCCTGGATATTCACTGAGGTGGGTGAGGAGAACTTAgtcctgcggaaatccaccaccagctcTTTGGTTTTAGCCAAATTTAGAGAATTTAGAGAATTTCTGGAGGTGACAGGTTGAGGTGTGGTGGGTGAAGTCCgcagtgtagagggtgaagaggaatggGGCCAGGACTCTtccctgtggggcccctgtCCTGCAGAGTAGGGTTTCTGATACACAGTCTTTAAGTCGCACATACTGCGGTCTGTTTGTGAGGTTGTCCATATGATGAGATGGTGATCCATCCCTGCTCTCTCCATCTTGCTCCCTAGTAGAGTGGGCttgatggtgttgaaagcacttggtagatcaaagaacatgattctaaCAGTGCTTCCCGGCTTTTCAAGTGAGCAAGGAACCTTAGGAGTAGGTAAGTTATTGCATCCTCCACTCCAATGCCTGGCTGGTAGGCAAATTGCAGAGGATCCATAGCTGGTCCCATCAGTGAACAAAGATGAGCAAGAACAAGTCTTTTCAGAGCCTTCATCAGATGTGAGGTCAGTACCACTGGTCTGTAGCCATTCAGATCACTGGGGTGAGCAGTTTTTGGGATAGGTACTACACACGATGTCTTCCAGAGTACTGGCACTCTCTCCTGTTTCAGGCTTAGGTTGAAAATGTCCTTGACAATCCCACACAGTTGGTGTGCGCAGTGCCTCAGGATTCCAGGACTGATGTTGTCTGGACCTGCTGCCTTCCTCACCTTCATTTTCCTCAGTTCCCTCCTCACCTGTTCTCTGGTTAGGGGCAGAGGAGCACAGGGCTGAGTGCAATGAGCTGAAAGCAGGAGTGTAAGCTGGGCTGAGGGAGGGTCAGTTACCAGATCAAATCTGTTGAAGAAGGAATTGAAGTCATTTGTCCATTGCAGGATTCCTACAAGCTGCCTGTTGGACTCCTTGAAACCTGGGATGGTTTTAAGACCCCTCTAAACTCCAAAGTGTGTATAtctgatctatctatctatatctatctctctctctctctctctctctctctctctatatatatatatatatatatatatttattagccTGGAATATTGCACAGCATGAATTTgtaaactttttaaacttttttctttgtttaaaatgatattttaacattaacatcTCATTAGCATGGACGCTAATTAGCCATTTTGGTTGTTGCTAAAGGATATGCTGGTAAAAATTAAACCTTGCCAGTGTCCTCCTGTTTCACGTTTAAGCcccagatatatatatatatatatatatatatatatatatatatatatatatataatttatttatttaaacgtTTAATTTGTAAGAATACTGGGGCTAAATGGCTAAGTGTGGATAGTAAATAGTCTTATATCATAATAAAAGTACAGTAACTGTAGCATGAAAAGTACTAAAAAAGAGTATAAGaatgtaatttttattatttctccaaaaaatcatttttgtctGGATATTTATGAGCAGACAGGGTTTCTCAGTGAAAGAGTCGTCTGTTGTGGCTGGTGTTTATCCTCCAGGTCGGTAGGGGCGGTGTGATGTTACGGGTTTCCTCCATGTTTCTTGTTGTGGGCATGCCGCATGTGGCTCTGCAGCATGTATCGTCAGGAttatttaaagctttaaatgaACGTGGTTTATCAGCACATTTAAGACACGCTGGTACGTACCTGtgttttattctgtgtttttgaaGCCTGTTTTGTAGCGGAGACTCGCTGAcggtcagtcagtcagagtgaagGAACAAGTCTGAACGTGTTTATGTTCATTACAGCAGCAGCGTGACTGCATCACTTTCAGTGCTATTAACAGTGAAAACCCACAAAATGTTCGAGTGAAATGTCAATTTTCTGCTCGCAAAGTCAGGTAGACTCAGGAGCCAAGTGCTTTCCTTTTTGCCGCAGTTCAGTTAAACTGGCATTTGGCTGGTTTTTCACAGTCACAGAGTCATTCGGTGTTTGgcgtgtaaacagagtcgttcagagttgTAACGTtattggtgtgaaatggttcttcagattgatggggaatgtgttgtctttggttctgtatggaagcctttttgtaaatggttctgtatagcattaGAAAGGGTTCTTGTTTTGTGACCCGCTTGGCGTTGTAGCACAAGCAGAACTCCTTTTGTTCtacttgtgtgtgtatgtgagtatcAGATCCATAAGTTCCT
This window harbors:
- the si:dkeyp-72e1.6 gene encoding transmembrane protein 238-like, with protein sequence MEEVIGGLGRCSWAFWLAVVFDTLGLVVLLLGVFADLFFYDFLIYAGAIVIFLSLIWWVFWYTGNIEVPPEQLEDDVGLLKKDKGLGGVLRRFSSRLSSGIRASLRRNTPNGQTPTRAAKRGPVTLAMNPEDLNTVCDSVSAVESSHTSAI